The following proteins are co-located in the Paenibacillus sp. JNUCC32 genome:
- a CDS encoding flavin reductase family protein: MKKTAQMIDTELIKPKILYYGTPVILLNTLNEDDTVNISPISSSWALGEHIILGIGLGGKAIENLERHPECVINIPDPSLWENVERLAPLTGKHPVPDHKLMSGFTFEKDKYAQSGLTPADSVAVRPSRIMECPIQIEAKVNHIRLPDDSPFFAIVETQAVQVHAHRSIITNEQHIDPGKWSPLIYNFRHYYGLGPSLGKSFRAET, translated from the coding sequence TAAACCGAAAATCCTGTATTATGGAACCCCGGTTATTTTGCTCAACACCCTGAATGAAGATGACACCGTCAATATCAGTCCCATCTCCTCATCATGGGCGCTGGGAGAACATATCATTCTTGGCATCGGACTCGGTGGGAAGGCGATCGAGAACCTGGAACGGCATCCTGAATGCGTCATCAATATTCCGGACCCTTCCTTATGGGAGAATGTCGAACGATTAGCCCCGTTGACAGGGAAACATCCAGTTCCGGACCACAAGCTGATGAGCGGATTTACATTTGAAAAAGATAAGTATGCGCAAAGCGGATTAACGCCAGCGGATTCTGTCGCCGTAAGGCCGTCTCGTATCATGGAGTGTCCGATCCAGATTGAAGCCAAGGTGAACCACATTCGGCTGCCTGACGATTCGCCCTTTTTTGCCATTGTCGAAACACAGGCTGTACAGGTGCATGCCCATCGCAGCATCATAACGAATGAACAACACATTGACCCTGGCAAATGGAGTCCGCTCATCTACAATTTCCGGCACTATTATGGGCTCGGCCCGTCATTAGGCAAAAGCTTTCGAGCCGAAACCTAA